The genomic segment ACGATGACGGCCAGGGAGGTGGCGATGAACATGGCGTTGCCGAGGCCCCAGCCGGCCCGGAAGCCGACGATGCCGCCGATCGAGCCGGACAGGCCGGCCAGCGCGCTGAACACGACGATCACGGCCAGGCCGGTGATCAGGGTGCGTTTGGGGCCGATGCGGCTGGACACCCAGTTGACGCCGAGCATGGCCACCGCGGTGACCACCAGGTAGCTCGTGAACAGCAGGCTGACCTGACTCGGCGTGGCGTTCAGCTGTTCGGAGAGGGCGGGCAGGATCGGGTCGACCAGGCCGATGCCCATGAAGCTGACGACGCAGGCGAAGGCGACCGCGAAGACCGCCTTGGGTTGCTGGAGAAGAGTGGATCGCACCCCAGAAGCATAAGCCTCTTATGTATTGCTTGCGAGCCGCACAGGTGTGACGGTGGTCGGCATGACCGACATCATTGCCCCGGCGATCAGTGACTACCTGCTCGAGCACTGCACCCCGGCCGACGACGTGCTACGTGACCTGGCCGCGGAGACCCGCACCGCCCTGCCCGGCCAGGCCGGCATGCAGATCTCGCACGACGAGGGCGAACTGCTGACCATGCTCGTACGGCTCACCGGCGCCCGGCGGGCGGTCGAGATCGGCGTTTTCACCGGCTACTCGTCGATCTGCATCGCGCGCGGCCTGCCCAAGGACGGCCGGCTGCTCGCCTTCGACGTGTCGGAGGAGTTCACCAGCGTGGCCCGCCGCTACTGGGCCCGGGCCGGTGTCGACGACCGGATCGAGCTCACCCTCGGCCCCGCCCTCGAGTCGATCAGGAAGCTCGACGCCGATCCGGTGATCGACTTCGCGTTCGTCGACGCGGACAAGACCGGCTACCCGGCCTACTACGCCGAGCTCGTGCCGCGGATGCGCCCGGGCGGCCTGATCGTGGTCGACAACGTGCTGCGCGACGGCCGGGTGCTCGACCCCGGCAACGACAGCGACCGGGCCGTGCGCGACCTCAACGACCAGATCGTGGGCGACGACCGCGTCGAGTCGGTCATGCTTCCCGTACGGGACGGGGTGACGCTCGTGCGCAAGCGGGGTTAGCAACCGGTTCGCAACCCGCGGGGACCTCGGAAACAACCGGGTGGCGGTCTCCTTGATGGAATGTCGAAGGTGTTCGCGGTGGTCGCCGCCCTGGCCATTGCCGTTTACCAGCTGTTGCCCGATAGCGCCTGGTGGACCGCGGGCTGGCAGATGGGCATCGGGTACGCCGGCGCGGCCGCGATCCTGGTCGGCGCGCGCCGGCTGCCCCGCCGCGAGCGGCTGCCCTGGTGGTGCTTCGCGGCCGGGATCGCCGCCAACGTCACCGGCATCGGTGTCTCCGTCTTCAGCGACGTGGTGCTGCACCTGGTCGACCTGCCGACCCCGGCCGACCCGTTCTTCCTGCTGCTCTACCCGTTCTGCGCGTTCGGCCTGGCCGTCCTGATCCGGCGGCGTGAGGCCGGCCGCGGCCGCAACTGGACCGCCATGGTCGACGCGACCACCATCACGACCGGTTTCGGGTTGCTGGCCTGGGTCTACGTGATCGCGCCGTCGGCCGAGGGCGGCCACATCACCATGCTGGGCGAGGCCACCCAGGTCGCCTATCCGATCGGTGACCTGGTCATGCTGGCCATGATGGCCCGTCTGCTGCGCGGCGGCGGCCGGCGTGGTGCGCCGTTCTGGTGGGTCACCGGGTCACTGGCGGCGTTCCTGATCGGTGACACGGTCTGGGTCGTGATGGGCAACCTGATCGACCAGGGCTACCCCGTCGAGGACATCCTCTGGCTCAACCGGGCCATCGAGTCGATCTTCCTGGTCGCGTTCACGCTGTTCGGGGTGGGTGCCCTGCACGCCGACGCGCGGTCGCTGGCCTCCTCGGCCGGAGCGGAGGTCGCGCGGCTGGGCCGGATGCACCTGCTGCTGCTGACCGGGGCGTCGCTGATCGCGCCGGCCCTGCTGGCAGTGGAGGTGCTGCACGGCGAGGTGCACGACGGCATGGCCATCGTGATCGGCTCGGCTGCCCTGTTCCTGCTGGTCGTGACGCGGATGGCGCAGCTGGTGCGTGAGGTCGAGCGGCAGGCCCTGCAGGTGCGGGAGCTGGCCCGGCGCGACGACCTGACCGGGCTGCCCAACCGGCGGGCCTGGAACGACGAGCTGCCCCGGGCCCTCGAGCACGCCCGCCGCGAGGGCCGCCCGGTGTGCGTGGCGCTGCTCGACCTCGACCATTTCAAGCAGTTCAACGACACGTACGGGCATCCGGCGGGCGACCGGCTGCTCAAGTCGGCCGCGGCGGCCTGGCACGGCAAGCTGCGCACGATCGACACGCTGGCCCGCTACGGCGGTGAGGAGTTCGTCGTGCTGCTGCCCGGCGCCGACGCGGACGAGGCCCGTGAGGTGCTCGAACGGGCGCTGGCGGCCACCCCGCTGGGCCAGACCTTCTCGGCCGGCCTCGCGGTGTGGGACGGCGCCGAGACCTCCGACGAGCTGATCCAGCGGGCGGACACCGCGCTCTACCGCGCCAAGTCGGACGGGCGCAGTCAGGTCAGCGAGGCCGCGAACCGCCCCGCCGCCGCGGCCGTGACGAAGTAGGCGTAGTCCTCGTCGAGCTTGCGGCCCATGGTCGACAGCGGCACCGGGCTCGACCGCAATGCCGCGTCGAGTCCGTCGGCACCGACGCGGGGCAGCCGGTGCCTTCCGGCCAGCGGAGCCAGGGCGGCGTCGATCTCCGCGGCCAGGTCGGGGGCCAGGCCGTCCGGCACCGGCAGGTCGGCCGGGACCAGAGCCACTTTCCCGTACGCGGTGAGGCTGTGATGCGAGACGCCGCGGTGCCGGGGCCGGCCGTCGCCGGTGGAGATGCGCAGCGACCCGACCGGCCGCCCGCCCAGGATCCCGATCGCGTTCACCGCCTCGCCCAGCGCCACACCGGAGAAACCCCAGGTCGTGCCGGTGCCCAGATTGCCCGGCCCCTGGGCGACAACCGTGATGTCGGCCCGCAGCACGTGGCGGGCGGCCAGCAGCCCGGTGTGCACGGTGCTCGCCTCCAGGTCGCCCCCGTACGCCTGGCCGGTCGTGACAGTGCCGGCCAGGTGGGGGCGCAGGCCGTCGAGGGTGCGCGAGAACCACGCGGGCAGCGCCCCGCCGTCGGTCATCACGTACGCGACCTTGGCCGCCGGCTTGTCGGCGTGAATGCCCGCGAGGACGGCCGGCAACGCGGAGTGCAGGTCGGCGGTGACCACGGGCATGCCGTCGAGCGACTCGGCCGCGGCCATGACCGCGCGGTGCGGGGAGGCCTCCTCGTCGACGCCGAGCCGGATGACCTGCAACGGCGTGTAGCGAGCCTTGACCAGATGACCCGAGTCGCGCGTCGTGCCGTCGTCGGCCGGGTCGGCGGGCAGCCGGTCGGGCAGCGCGACGACGAGCGCGTACCCGCCCGTGCCGAGGCCCATGACCAGCGCGCCCACGTTGAGCAGCACACGGTCGCCGGGCTCGGGCTCGCCCACCAGCTCGGGGTAGGCCAGCGACCGCAGCGGCCCGTCGCCGGTGACCACGTCGAGCTCGACGGCGCCGCGCCACTGCCGCCGAACCGCCCGGACCGTCCCCGACCGCCACCGCACCATGGCCGCCAACCCTATATGTCGACCCCGCCGTCGACGTGGTTGCGGCCCGCCGTGCCGCGCGTCGGGTCGAGGAAGACGTAGCGGATCGCGGGGAAACGGGCCCGCAGGCGGCGCTCGGCGTCGTCGGAGGCGGCCTCGATCTCGCCGCCGCTCACCGAGTCGCGGAAGTCGACCTTTGCCGCGACCAGCACGTCACCCGGGCCGAGCTGCATGGTCAGCAGCGTCGGCACGGCGTCGACGACCGGGATCGAAGCCAGGTCGGCCGCGATCTGGTTGTGCATCCGGCGCGGCACCGCCCGGCCCACCAGCAGCGACGCGTTGGTGCGGGCGAGGATCGCGGCCACCACGAACAGCAGCAGGCCGATGGCGATCGAGGCGATGCCGTCCCACGCCGTGTTGCCGGTCAGCTCGGTCAGCGCCAGCCCGGCCCCGGCCAGGACCAGGCCGATCAGGGCGGCCGAGTCCTCGAAGTAGACCGCCTTGACCGTGGTGTCGGGGGTCAGCCGCAGGAACCGCGACGGCGTGATGCCCCAGCGCCGCGACGCGCCCGTGACCTGACGCCGGGCCTTCAGGAACGACGTGCCCTCGGCTGCGAACGAGACAGCCAGCACGACGTACGACCACAGGAAGGCGCCCATCTCCTCGCCGTGCACGATCGTCTCGATGCCGTGGTAGATCGAGAACCCGGCCCCGCCCACGAAGGTGAACACGGCCGCGATGAAGGCCCAGACGAAGCTCTCCTTGCCGTACCCGAACGGGTGTTCCTCGTCGGCCGGGCGCACGCCGCGGCGCAGCGCGACGAACAGGAAGACCTCGGTGATGGTGTCGGCCAGCGAGTGCGCCGACTCCGACACCATGGCCGCCGAGCCGGAGAACAGGCCGGCCACCAGCTTCGCGACCGCGATGGCCAGGTTGGCCAGGCCCGCGATGATGACGGTGCCGACACTCTCGTTCTCTGGTTGTTCGGACTGTTGTGACGAATCGGTCGGATCGAGCGGCTCGGCGGCGGCCAGACCGACCGGGAGCTGGTCTTCAGGGGTCTGCGGGGTGGTCACCCGGCCATGCATTCCACACTCGGGGCCCCGGGAAACCGCCCGGGTGTAGCGCGTACGTCACTGTCGCGTCCACCCTGCTAGCGTTGCCAACCGTGTCGCGGACCCGCACCGAGCGCCTGGTGAACTTGGTTATCTGCCTGCTTTCCACGCGGCGGTTCCTGACCGCCGCGCAGATCGCCGCGACCGTCCCCGGTTACGAGCACGATCCGGAGGACCCGCGCGACCACGAAGCGTTCCAGCGCAAGTTCGAGCGCGACAAGGCCGAGCTGCGCGACCTCGGGGTCCCGCTCGAGACCGGCACGGCCAGCGTCTTCGATCAGGAACCGGGCTACCGCATCGCGCACCGCGAGTACGCGCTGCCCGCGATCATCCTCGAGCCCGACGAGGCCGCCGCGGTGGGCATCGCGGCCCGCCTCTGGCAGCACGCCGGCCTGGCCGCCGCCGCGTCGTCGGGCCTGGCCAAGCTGCGCGCGGCCGGGGTCGAGGTCGACCCGCAGGCCACCCTCGGGGTCGAGCCGGTGGTCACCGTCGACCCCGCCTTCGGGCCGCTGACCAGTGCCGCCCGCGAGCGCCGGGCGGTGACGTTCAGCTATCGCGTGCCCGAGGTCGACGACCCGGCCGTGCGCAAGGTCGAGCCGTGGGGTGTCGTCTGCTGGCAGGGCCGGTGGTACGTGGTGGGCCACGACCGGGACCGCGGTGCGACCCGCTGCTTCCGGCTCTCCCGCATCGTCGGCACGGTCAAGGCGCTGGGCCGGCCGGGCGCGTTCACCCCGCCCGAGAACGAGGACCTGATCAGCCACGTCGCCCGCTGGTCGGGGCCGGTGCCGCAGACCGGCCGGGCCACCGTCACCGTGCGGCCGGGGCGGGCCGCGGGGCTGCGCCGCTGGGCCACCGAGTCGGTGCCGGGTCCGGACGGCGACTGTCTGACCATCCCGTACGCCGACGCGGAGCGGCTCGCCTCCACGATCGTCGGCTACGGGCCGGACGTGCGCGCCGATGGGCCGCCCGAGGTCCGCGACGCCGTCATTCAGCTCCTGAAAGAGGTCGTCGCCCGCCACGAGGTCGCGGCATGAACGACCGCACCGGAGTCAACGAAGTGTCCGCAAGGCCAGGAGTGCCTGCCCCGGGAGGTACAGCGTGACCGGGCCCCGGCAGTCCGCCGACCGGCTCGGACGGCTGCTCAACCTCGTGCCGTACCTGCTGGCCCGGCCGGGCATCCTGGTCGCCGAGGCGGCGGCCGACCTCGGCGTCAGCGAACGTCAGCTGCGCGAGGACCTCGAGCTGCTCTGGGTCTGCGGCCTGCCTGGCTACGGTCCCGGCGACCTGATCGACATGGCGCTCGACGGTGACCGGGTCACCATCAGCCACGACGCCGGCATCGACCGTCCGCTGCGGCTGACCCAGGACGAGGCGCTGGCCCTGGTCGTGGCGCTGCGGATGCTCGCCGAGACCCCCGGCACGGGCCACCGCGACGTCATCGAGCGCGCCCTGGCCAAGATCGAGAACGCGGCGGGGGACCTGGCCGACGCCCCGGTCGCCGTGCGGCTGCCGGCCAACTCCCCGCGCGTCGACCAGGTGCGGGCCGCGGTCGAGAGCCGCCACGCGCTGCGGATGACCTACTACACGGCGGCCCGCGACGAGACGACCGACCGGGTCGTCGACCCCATGCGGGTGCTGATGGTGGGCGGCAAGGCCTACCTGGAGGCCTGGTGCCGCCGGGCCGAAGCCACCCGCCTGTTCCGGATCGACCGGATCGACGACTTCACCGAGCTCGACGAGCCGTCCCGGCCGCCCGCCGGCGCCGAACCGCACGACCTCACCGAAGGCGTCTTCCGGCCCACGCCCGACCTGGAACTGGTCACGCTGCGGGTCGGCCGGCACAGCCGCTGGATCACCGAGTACTACCCGGTGGAGGAGGTCCGCCGCTCCGGCGGCGACGAGTGGATCGTGACCATGCGGGTCACCGACCTGGGCTGGGCGCAGCGGCTGCTGCTCGGCCTCGGGCCCGACGTGACCGTGGTCGGCCCGCCCGAGCTGCTCACCCGCATCCGCGAACAAGCCACGGCGGCGCTCGACCAGTACAGCAGCCCCGGCCGGTAGGGTGGCCCGGTGCTGATGTGGATCTGGATCGCCGTGGTCGTGATCGCCCTGATCATCCTGCTGGCCGTCGGGGTGCGGCTGCTCGGCAAGCTCGACGGGCTGCGCCGCGCGGGCCTGCGGCTGCAGAAGCGCCAGGCCGACGCGGCGAAACTGCAGGCCGCCGCGGCTGAGCTGCAGGAAACGGTGCTGGCGGTGCAGCAGCGGGCCGAGATCGCCCAGGACCACGTCGCGGCCCTGTCGCCCGGACCCAAGAAGGGGTAACCTGCGGCGTTCCTTCCCCGTTGTCCAAGGATTCGGGGGATGGTGGCAAACCCGCGAGGGTCCGTGGGCCGCATCACCAGATTTGACACGTACGATGGACCCCGCACACCTGATCCGACCGACTGGAGTTCACCCATGGGCGCCCTCAAGCCATGGCACATCATTGTTTTCGTGGTCGTCCTCGTGCTGCTTTTCGGCGCGAAGCGGCTTCCGGACGCCGCGCGGTCGCTGGGCCGGTCGCTGCGGATCATCAAGGCCGAGACCAAGGGCCTGGTGGACGACAACAACGACGTCGCCGAGAAGGCCGAGCCGCAGTACTCGCGCCAGCCCATCCAGGGTGAGGTGCAGCAGCCGGGCCAGCCGGGCTACCAGCAGGCCCCGCCGCCGCAGGGCTACCAGCAGGCCCCGCCGCCCCAGGGCTACCAGCAGCAGCCGTACGTCGACCCGGTGCAGCAGCGCACCAACGACCGCTGAGCTGCTAGCCGGTCATGAAGCTAGCCCTTCGCCGTCAGGGGCCCAGCAAGTTCCAGCAGGCCTCCGACGGCTCGATGACGCTGATCGACCACGTCCGCGAGCTGCGTAACCGGCTCTTCGTCGCGTCGCTCGGCCTGGTCGTCGGCCTGATCGTCGGCTTCATCCTCTCCCAGTGGGTGTTCGGGCTGCTGGAACAGCCGTACTGCCGGCTGCCCTCCTCGATCGCCACCCGCGCCGACGGTTCGACGTACTGCGACTGGGTCGTCCTCAACGTCACCGACACCCTGATCCTGCGCCTCAAGATCGCGCTGTGGGTCGGCATCATCGTCGGTTCGCCCGTCTGGCTCTACCAGCTGTGGGCCTTCGTCGCGCCCGGCCTGCACCGCCACGAGCGCAAATGGGCGTACGTGTTCGTCGCGATCGCCGCCCCGCTGTTCGTCGGCGGCGGCATCCTGGCCTACTTCGTGGTCGGCCACAGCCTGGCCTTCATCATGGAGGCCGGCGTCCTGGGGGAGGCGACCAAACTAGAAGTCTCGTCGTACATCGGGTTCGTGACCAACATGATCCTGATCTTCGGCGTGGCCTTCGAGTTCCCGCTGATCCTGCTCATGCTCAACTTCACCGGCGTCGTGTCGGCGAAGAAGCTGCTGGGCTGGTGGCGGATCGTGGTGTTCCTGTCGTTCGCGTTCGCCGCGATCGCCACCCCCGACCCCGGCCCGTTCGGCATGACGCTGCTGGCGCTCTGCATGGTCGTGCTCTACCTGATCGCGACCGGTGTGGCGGCGCTCAACGACAGGCGCAAGGGCCGCGGCCAGGAGCTGTACGCGGGGCTCGACGACGACACGATCTCGCCGCTCGAGGACGAGCGGGTGCCGGTCGGCGCGTCCGACCCGATCGAGGCCCCGGCCCCGGTCGAGGCGCCCACCCCCGTCGCGAAACCCCGCCCGCTGGACGGACGCTTCGACGACATGACGTAGGTCACTGCCCGGGCCGCTATGCTGCCCCGCTGTGACGAGCTTTGAGATCGCGGTGCTGGCCAACCCCACAGCGGGGCGCGGCCGGCACCGCGATCTGCTTTCCCAGGTGCTGCACCGGCTCGGCCCGGGCGCACGACTGCTGGAAGCCCACAGCGGCGAAGAAGCCGAAGCGGCGTGCCGGGCGGCTGTCGCCTCCGGGGTCACGGCACTGGTCGCGGTGGGCGGCGACGGCACGATCCACCGGGCGTTACAGGCAGTGGCCGACCGGCCCGTACTCTTCGGCGTCGTCCCCGCCGGCACCGGCAACGACTTCGCGGCCGGCGTCGGCGTGCCGGCCGACCCCCTGGCCGCGGCCGACGTGATCGCGGCGGCCCTGCGCGAGGGCCGGTACGTGCCCTGCGACTTGGCCCGCGTCGAGTTCGCGGCCTCCCGCACCGGGATCCCCGGCTCTTCCGTCACCAGCGCGCCTGGTCCTTCCCCCGCCGGCGTGCCTGGTCCTTCCTCGGCCGGCGCTCCCAGCGCATTCTCCTCCAGTGAACTCAGCTCTCCCTCCGACCTCCGGGGCCACGGCTCCTCTACCCACGATTCGCACTCCGCCGCCCTGACCACCGACGCCTCACCTCCTTATGCCGATAAATCGGGCGGAACAGAAAAGGGTGAGGTTGGGCGCGGGGGAGCGGAGAGCGCGGAGGCCGGGCGCGCGGACGTAGGGAGTGGGGCGGCTGGGCGTGCAGTAGGTGGGCGTGTGGAGATGGGGGGAGGTGAGCGGGACGTGCGATGGTTCGGGGCGGTGCTGGCCGGGGGTTTTGATGCGCTGGTCAACGAGCGGGCCAACTTGATGCGCTGGCCGCGGGGGCCCCGGCGGTACGACCTGGCCATTCTGCTGGAGCTGGCCCGGCTCAAACCGCGGGCGTACGGGATGGAACTGGACGGCGTGGACCACAGCTTCGCGGGCATGCTCGTGGCCGTGGGCAACTGCGCCAGCTACGGCGGGGGCATGCGGATCCTGCCCGACGCCGACCCCACCGACGGGCTGCTCGACGTCGTGGTCGCGGCGCCGTTCGGGCGGGCGGCTCTGGCGCGGCTCAAACCGCGCCTGCGGCGGGGCACTCATGTCAGCGACCCCAGGGTCACCGTGTTTCGCGCCCGGCACGTGCGTCTCAGGTCCGACGGCATCGTCGCCTACGCGGACGGGGAGCGCCTCGGTCCTCTTGACCTCGACTTGACCTGCGCCCCGGGTGCGGTTCGGTTGCTCCGGTGAATTGTTCATCAGATCCGGCGGGGCCGGCCGATCGAGGAGGTCATGCAGATCAACTCGCTCAGCTCCCTGGTCACCTCCGCCTACGACACCGCCCGGTCGAATCTCAGGAGCATGGCCGAAGCCGCGGCTGCGCCCGAGGTGAAGCCGGCCCTGGCCGAAGCGCCCCAGCCGCAGCCCGAGCCCCGGGCCGAGGCGGCCCCCAGGCCCGTCCCTGGTCAGCGTCAGGGTGTCAGCCTCGACGCGTACGCTTAGCCCTCGCGTAAGGCCCTCATCAATCTAAGTCCATCTATGCTCGCGAGGCTGCGGGCATGGTCCTCACCCGACGCACCCTCCTGCTCAGCTCGGCCGCAGCAGGCGTGGCCGGCGCCGCCACCACCTGGCCGCTGGCCGCCACGGCAGCACCGTACCGGGGTCCGCTGCGCTCCGACCCGTTCACGCTCGGCGTCGCCTCGGGCGACCCGGAACCCGACGGCTTCGTGCTCTGGACCCGCCTGGCCCCCACCCCCTTGGCCGAGGACGGTCTCGGCGGCATGCCCGACCGCGTCGTGCCCGTGCAGTGGGAACTCGCCGCCGACGAGCGTTTCCGCACGATCGTGCGCCGCGGTGTGGCCGCGGCCCGCCCGGAGTCGGCCCACGCCGTACACGTGGAACTCGGTCATCTGCTGCCGGGCCGTGAATACTTCTATCGCTTCCGGGCCGAGGGGTATGTGTCCCCGGCCGGGCGCACCCGCACCGCGCCGCCGCTGTGGGCGACCGGCGGCACCCTGGCCATGGCGTTCGCGTCCTGCTCGCAGTACGAGCACGGCTACTTCACCGCCTACCGTCACCTGGCCGCCGACGAGCCCGACATCGTGCTGCACCTGGGCGACTACCAGTACGAATACCAGGCCGGCGTCTACACGATCCCCGGCGGAAACCCGCGCGACCACGCCGGCCCGGAGACCGTCACCCTGGCCAACTACCGGCAGCGGCACGCGCAGTACAAGACCGACCCCGACCTGCAGGCCGCGCACGCCGTCGCGCCCTGGGCCGTGGTGTTCGACGACCACGAGGTCGAGAACAACTGGGCCGACGAGGTGCCCGAGCAGCCCGACCCGGCCTTCCCGGCCCGGCGTGCGGCCGCGTTCCAGGCCTACTACGAGAACATGCCGCTGCGCCGCACCTCGATCCCGCGCGGCCTCGACATGCAGCTCTACCGGCGGCTGCACTGGGGCCGGCTGGCCACGTTCCACCTGCTCGACACCAGGCAGTTCCGCGACGACCAGGCCTGCGGCGACGGCTACAAGGACTGCGCCGACGCGTACGACCCGGCCCGCTCGATCACCGGTGAGCGGCAGGAGACGTGGCTGCTCGACGGGTTCCGCCGCTCGTCGGCCCGCTGGGACGTCCTGGGCCAGCAGGTCTTCTTCGGCCAGCGTGACAACAACGCGGGCCCGCAGGTCGTGACCAGCATGGACTCGTGGGACGGCTACGCCGCGTCGCGCGAGCGGATCACGCGCGGGTGGGTCGACGCGGGCGTACGCAACCCGGTCGTGCTCACCGGTGACGTGCACGCCCACTGGGCCGACGAGCTGAAGCTGGACTACGCCGATCCGACCTCCAGGACCGTCGGCACCGAGCTGGTCTGCTCCTCGATCACGTCCACCGGCGACGGCGCCGACGTGCCCACCGGGCAGCACCCGTGGGCCGCCTGGAACCCGCACCTGCGCTTCTACAACAACCAGAGAGGCTATGTCCGTACGCGGATCACGCGGGACAGCCTCACCGCGGACTTCCGTGTCGTGGAGTACGTGACCACGCCGGGTGCACCCGTGCACACCCGGGCCACGTTCGTGATCGAGGATCGCGTGCCCGGCCTGCACCAGACCGCCGACAACCCGACCCCGTCGCTGCGCTCCGCCGCCGCTGCCGACACCGTCGAGCAGGAGACGTCACGCCCCTGAGCACCCGGCCAGGGCCAGGGTCGCCTCCAGACCGTTGGGGCGGCCCGGCTCGGCTGCGGGCAGCACCAGCGCGGCGCACCCGGCGGCCACGGCCCCCGCGTCGGCGGGCGTGTCACCCACCATGAGCGTGCGCTCGGGGTCGGCGCGCACCATCCCGCAGGCCCGCAGGAAGATCGCCGGGTCGGGCTTGGTGCGCCCGACCTCGTAGCTCAGCGCGAACGCGTCGATCAGGGGACTCAGGCCCCACGCGTCGAACAGGGGGCGGATGTCGAAGCCGACGTTGCTGACGACCGCCACCTTGATCCCGGCCTCGTGCAGCGTGCGCAGCGTGGACTCGGTGTCGGCGTACGGCAGCCAGCCGTCGGGCGCCAGCAGCCGCTCGTAGAGGGCGTCGGCCAGCCCCTCCACGTCCGTCGAGACGGTCGCGGCCAGGCCCGTGTACGCCGCGCGGTGGCTCTGCGCGTACAGGTCGCGGTCGGCCCAGTGCTCGGCCAGGTGAGGCGGCACCCGGTGGGGCAGCGGACCCCCGGCCCGCCCGGCTGTGACCAATCTGTCGGCCAGCACTGTCGCCTGGCCCCGGTCGAGCTCGCGACCGCACGCCCGGGCGGCGGCCACGACCCACGTCACAGGGTCCTCCACCTGGGCCAAC from the Paractinoplanes abujensis genome contains:
- a CDS encoding O-methyltransferase — its product is MTDIIAPAISDYLLEHCTPADDVLRDLAAETRTALPGQAGMQISHDEGELLTMLVRLTGARRAVEIGVFTGYSSICIARGLPKDGRLLAFDVSEEFTSVARRYWARAGVDDRIELTLGPALESIRKLDADPVIDFAFVDADKTGYPAYYAELVPRMRPGGLIVVDNVLRDGRVLDPGNDSDRAVRDLNDQIVGDDRVESVMLPVRDGVTLVRKRG
- a CDS encoding GGDEF domain-containing protein; protein product: MSKVFAVVAALAIAVYQLLPDSAWWTAGWQMGIGYAGAAAILVGARRLPRRERLPWWCFAAGIAANVTGIGVSVFSDVVLHLVDLPTPADPFFLLLYPFCAFGLAVLIRRREAGRGRNWTAMVDATTITTGFGLLAWVYVIAPSAEGGHITMLGEATQVAYPIGDLVMLAMMARLLRGGGRRGAPFWWVTGSLAAFLIGDTVWVVMGNLIDQGYPVEDILWLNRAIESIFLVAFTLFGVGALHADARSLASSAGAEVARLGRMHLLLLTGASLIAPALLAVEVLHGEVHDGMAIVIGSAALFLLVVTRMAQLVREVERQALQVRELARRDDLTGLPNRRAWNDELPRALEHARREGRPVCVALLDLDHFKQFNDTYGHPAGDRLLKSAAAAWHGKLRTIDTLARYGGEEFVVLLPGADADEAREVLERALAATPLGQTFSAGLAVWDGAETSDELIQRADTALYRAKSDGRSQVSEAANRPAAAAVTK
- a CDS encoding DUF3866 family protein; this translates as MVRWRSGTVRAVRRQWRGAVELDVVTGDGPLRSLAYPELVGEPEPGDRVLLNVGALVMGLGTGGYALVVALPDRLPADPADDGTTRDSGHLVKARYTPLQVIRLGVDEEASPHRAVMAAAESLDGMPVVTADLHSALPAVLAGIHADKPAAKVAYVMTDGGALPAWFSRTLDGLRPHLAGTVTTGQAYGGDLEASTVHTGLLAARHVLRADITVVAQGPGNLGTGTTWGFSGVALGEAVNAIGILGGRPVGSLRISTGDGRPRHRGVSHHSLTAYGKVALVPADLPVPDGLAPDLAAEIDAALAPLAGRHRLPRVGADGLDAALRSSPVPLSTMGRKLDEDYAYFVTAAAAGRFAASLT
- a CDS encoding cation diffusion facilitator family transporter, whose product is MAAAEPLDPTDSSQQSEQPENESVGTVIIAGLANLAIAVAKLVAGLFSGSAAMVSESAHSLADTITEVFLFVALRRGVRPADEEHPFGYGKESFVWAFIAAVFTFVGGAGFSIYHGIETIVHGEEMGAFLWSYVVLAVSFAAEGTSFLKARRQVTGASRRWGITPSRFLRLTPDTTVKAVYFEDSAALIGLVLAGAGLALTELTGNTAWDGIASIAIGLLLFVVAAILARTNASLLVGRAVPRRMHNQIAADLASIPVVDAVPTLLTMQLGPGDVLVAAKVDFRDSVSGGEIEAASDDAERRLRARFPAIRYVFLDPTRGTAGRNHVDGGVDI
- a CDS encoding helix-turn-helix transcriptional regulator; this translates as MSRTRTERLVNLVICLLSTRRFLTAAQIAATVPGYEHDPEDPRDHEAFQRKFERDKAELRDLGVPLETGTASVFDQEPGYRIAHREYALPAIILEPDEAAAVGIAARLWQHAGLAAAASSGLAKLRAAGVEVDPQATLGVEPVVTVDPAFGPLTSAARERRAVTFSYRVPEVDDPAVRKVEPWGVVCWQGRWYVVGHDRDRGATRCFRLSRIVGTVKALGRPGAFTPPENEDLISHVARWSGPVPQTGRATVTVRPGRAAGLRRWATESVPGPDGDCLTIPYADAERLASTIVGYGPDVRADGPPEVRDAVIQLLKEVVARHEVAA
- a CDS encoding helix-turn-helix transcriptional regulator, translated to MTGPRQSADRLGRLLNLVPYLLARPGILVAEAAADLGVSERQLREDLELLWVCGLPGYGPGDLIDMALDGDRVTISHDAGIDRPLRLTQDEALALVVALRMLAETPGTGHRDVIERALAKIENAAGDLADAPVAVRLPANSPRVDQVRAAVESRHALRMTYYTAARDETTDRVVDPMRVLMVGGKAYLEAWCRRAEATRLFRIDRIDDFTELDEPSRPPAGAEPHDLTEGVFRPTPDLELVTLRVGRHSRWITEYYPVEEVRRSGGDEWIVTMRVTDLGWAQRLLLGLGPDVTVVGPPELLTRIREQATAALDQYSSPGR
- the tatA gene encoding Sec-independent protein translocase subunit TatA, whose product is MGALKPWHIIVFVVVLVLLFGAKRLPDAARSLGRSLRIIKAETKGLVDDNNDVAEKAEPQYSRQPIQGEVQQPGQPGYQQAPPPQGYQQAPPPQGYQQQPYVDPVQQRTNDR
- the tatC gene encoding twin-arginine translocase subunit TatC; protein product: MKLALRRQGPSKFQQASDGSMTLIDHVRELRNRLFVASLGLVVGLIVGFILSQWVFGLLEQPYCRLPSSIATRADGSTYCDWVVLNVTDTLILRLKIALWVGIIVGSPVWLYQLWAFVAPGLHRHERKWAYVFVAIAAPLFVGGGILAYFVVGHSLAFIMEAGVLGEATKLEVSSYIGFVTNMILIFGVAFEFPLILLMLNFTGVVSAKKLLGWWRIVVFLSFAFAAIATPDPGPFGMTLLALCMVVLYLIATGVAALNDRRKGRGQELYAGLDDDTISPLEDERVPVGASDPIEAPAPVEAPTPVAKPRPLDGRFDDMT
- a CDS encoding diacylglycerol/lipid kinase family protein gives rise to the protein MTSFEIAVLANPTAGRGRHRDLLSQVLHRLGPGARLLEAHSGEEAEAACRAAVASGVTALVAVGGDGTIHRALQAVADRPVLFGVVPAGTGNDFAAGVGVPADPLAAADVIAAALREGRYVPCDLARVEFAASRTGIPGSSVTSAPGPSPAGVPGPSSAGAPSAFSSSELSSPSDLRGHGSSTHDSHSAALTTDASPPYADKSGGTEKGEVGRGGAESAEAGRADVGSGAAGRAVGGRVEMGGGERDVRWFGAVLAGGFDALVNERANLMRWPRGPRRYDLAILLELARLKPRAYGMELDGVDHSFAGMLVAVGNCASYGGGMRILPDADPTDGLLDVVVAAPFGRAALARLKPRLRRGTHVSDPRVTVFRARHVRLRSDGIVAYADGERLGPLDLDLTCAPGAVRLLR